The Musa acuminata AAA Group cultivar baxijiao unplaced genomic scaffold, Cavendish_Baxijiao_AAA HiC_scaffold_61, whole genome shotgun sequence nucleotide sequence TCATCATGGATTTGGgagagcaaaaaaataaaaagaaacaacCCTGGTATGGTTGAAAGTGAGGTTTCTCAGCATGGTAAGTTTGCTTCTTTGCAACCCTGGTGACCAGATTAGAGGTCACAGAAACAGTTTCTGTTTGTAGGAGAAAGACTGAGAGCTTGGCAGGAGTTTTGTGCACTAGGCTATCCTTTTTTCCAagatgccatatatatatatatgtgggctTATACTCATAACTGTTGACATTAATGTTTGTGTAATGCATACTTTCTACTGGAACTTTTATTTTATTCTCTTTCTAAGGCACTATTGTAAATTTTGGTTCAAAATATGACGTTTGACAAAACTTATTACAGGATATTGCTTTAGCTGAATTGGCTCCGACTCATCCAATAAGGCTTGGGCTGGCACTTAACTTCTCTGTGTTCTATTACGAGATTCTTAACTCACCAGACCGTGCATGCAGCCTTGCAAAGCAGGTTTATCTCAAAACCACACTCAGCTTGATATACATGTGTGATGTTTAAATTGTTCCTGACTCTATCTGACTTGATGTGAAATGTTATCTTGGAGCTTTTATAGAGACCTTTATAAAAAAAAACGGCTAGCAACTAAGTTCATTGTAAAATATAGTAGAAACGTGAGATTTGAAAATATATCTTCTGGATTCAGATTGCTTTGCTTGCATTAATATTGTGTATACATTTGAGTTTCTGTTGCACAGATTCTAGGCAGAGTTAAATAATTTTGAAATAGGAAATTTCATGTAACAGTTGATGAATTCTGAAATATAAAGTTGTTTCCCTAATTATGGTGGGACTACATACCATGTGTATTATCTTTACTCTATAAGAGAACTATCATAGTTGTGTTTTCATGTAGCTAGGGTATCAGTTTAAGTGACAACACTGTTAAGGTCCTTTTCAGTTTATTGGTATCGAGTTAAATTTCATACTATATACATTCATATGTGTTGTTAGAGATTTCATTGGTCCTTCCTAAGTGTTTTTTGGGGAGTTTAAGTAGGCAAAATACTGTCTTTGAATATTATCTAGTCAAAAAGAAAGGCTTAAAAATGCTTTATAATAGTTTTGCCATAAAAAAAAACCTGACATCTGCATTGAATAACTTCAGCTTTGTAGTTAATGTCACATGGCTGGCTAGAGTATGGAACTTCTCCCAGAGTAAGACGAGGAAAGGTAGTAGCAGATCTCAAAAGTCAAAACTATGTTCACGGGTTCTTGCATTGGAAGCCTATTTTATGATTTGCCCAATGGAGAGTAGCTAAAATTTAGTTTTCACTGTGATTGTGGTCAACAAGATCATCTAAATCACTGTGAAATTCACAGGTTTCAATAGTTAGGTCAGTGAGCTAGTTTGTCAATCAGCACACAACCGTTGAGTTTTTAAGAACCCAGGTTTCATTGGGAACATGTTTGACAAGGATTAGAACATTTGTTGATTTGTTGAGCTCTTGGTTCACCAATCCAGAGGGTTGATCTGCTTGACTCTTCCAGATCTAAGAAAATATTCTGGTTCATCTTGTTTGAACTTACTCTGATGTTACAGGCATTTGATGAGGCCATCTCTGAACTGGATACCTTGGGCGAAGAATCCTACAAGGATAGTACTCTAATCATGCAGCTTCTCCGAGACAACTTGACATTATGGACCTCGGATATCACGGTCAGTTTATTTCATTGGTTGGTACTGAACTTTATCGACACACCATTACCACTTTTCGCTAATTGGTTTTTGCCGGGCAGGAGGATGGAGCTGATGAGATCAAGGAAGCTCCGAAGAAGGAATCAGGAGATGGCCAGTGATCATGATCTAGTTATTTATCGTTTTATCGTCCATATAGATTCTATCGTTTAAGTAGGTGTTGCCagaatcttgtgtttgttaatcGTCCACCTCTTCCTCTGCCTAGTGGAGAAACATACTGGGATACTAATATTTCTGAAAGATTGGATTCTTGTTCGTCTTCAGTAATTCGTTTGTGGAGATTTCTATATGCTTCTTGTGGTGGAAGATATGAATCTTGAGCTTTGGTGGCCTTGAATCATTCAGGTCATCAGGTGCGTTATTGGTGCCCGATCTGTGTGGCGGACACAACTCCATGAAGAATTTTCGGTTTTTTTTACATATCAATCTTTTCAGAGTTTGAAAAATAAGTCCTCTTTCTGTGACTCCCAGCAATCATTTAATAAATTCAGTTTGAATCAATCTTAAAAGTTTTATTggttatttgattttaaatttttaatatctgaattagagatttttttattttaatccgaAGCTTTGATGTCAAGCTTAATATATATCTATGACGGCTTAAGTTATTAGATTTTTTGTGTTTTATATGGTATTGGAGGCCAAACTTAATTTTGGAGGGGGCTTTACTAAAATATCTAATTCGGTATCGTTGCATAGATAATGActgctgtatatatatatatatatatatatatatatatatatatacacacacaactcatttatacatatatataaattggCAAAAAGAGGAGCGTCTCATTTCCTTATCTTTGGCATCGCCAAGAGAGCGAAACCAGAGGGGCGGTTCTTGATGCCTCCGACGGCGAACCTGTAGCAACTGATTCCTGCTCATCTCTTTGTCGCCCACTATGTCTCTCTCCTTGATCTCGAGCATGGCCGGGCCCGCCGGTGTGTTCGCCGCCCGGCACCAGGACTCCTTCCCCTCCATCCCCTCCTCCCCCGCTCGCACCAGTCGCGGTGCCGCGCACGTGGCGCGTGCGAGGAAGGGCCTCTCCTCTCGCTCCCGTCGCCTCGAGAAGCGGGACAAGAAGGGTGGCGCCACCACGGTGAACGACGAGGCGCCGCCGGCGGAGGTTGGTGGAGGGGGGATGCTCCCCATGGAGAGCCCAGGAGGAGGGGGGATCGAGGGGTTCGAGTACTCGACGACGCCGATGCCGGTGCTACAGGGCGAGGATAAGGATTTCTGGGAGGGCCCCCAGTGGAACGCCCTCGGCTTCTTCGTCCAGTACCAGTGGGCCTTCGGCATCGTCTTTGCCGTAATCCCTCCCCCTGCCTACTACTTTGTTTGGATCTCTATATTTACTGTTTACCCTATTTGCTCTCGTGCCCTTTGCTGTTCTTGTTGATTGCTAGAACTTCTACTGCCTTCTCTGCTTATGATTTGTCGTTCTCGTTCTCATTCTTGTTTGCCTACTACCATCTTTACAGTTTAGCCTATTTGTTTCCTGTTCTTGTTGATTGTTAGAACTTCTCTTGCTTTCCTTGCTCATGATATCTTGTTTGGGGAAATCTTGAATTGCTGCGTCGTTCTTCTGGTTTTATTGTTCTCATTCTTCTTCATAATTAGCGAATTAGCTGTCTAATTTTTGTGAATAACTATTCTTGTGAAGTCATTTATAAGAGAAGTCCAAGAAGAATCACTAGTCTTGTACATGGAAACGAAGCCTGAGCCGGTTGTAGGAGAGAACAAGAGGCAGCCACATGCATCACTTTAGATGTTGAATTTGTCTTAATTATCCCAGCACTCTTTATCTCATGCAAATCTGTGATCACAATTTGCCAGAATCTGATTCCTAGGTGTAAACTGCAGTGATTGAGAGCTTTGTAGAACAATTGAATGACAAAAATTGAAAGAGAGAGGAACCTATACTTAGTGGATCATCATGAAGACCATAGGTGTTTAAAGAAGTATCCCGATATTTTCCTGGAAAGATATTGTCGTAACCATCGGTTTGTGATTGTCTACCTTAACATGGTCTCTATTCCAGGAAAGTTAGTTAAATGTTATTCTTTGAGAACTATCGGTACATACAGTTGTTATTTCTAAGTGTACACTAATGCCTAGATATTGTGGTCAGTCTTCAGATTGTAATACTCCTTGTTATATTATTTGAAAAACAATATAAATTTAGTGCTTGTGCAAAAGAATTTGCAAAATCTTATCCTTTTCCTTCTTGGATTGTCGATGTGCTTGCACGGTAAAGCATATGGTTGTTGTCTGTTTAGCTAAGTCTTGGTAGATTAAAAGAAATGAATTCTTCAAAGGTTATATTTGTAGTTAGTTTGCAAGGTAGCTTTTATCTTCAAAGGATGCTATTGATGAGACGATTCCTTAGTTGCTTTTTTCTACAATTGCATTCCCAAAATCAAAGCTGTCATACGAGGCATTTTCAGTATGTCTTACTAAATATAAAATAGAATTCATCTTTGTCGGAGGCAAATCACCCATATAATTTGCTATACCATCTTTTTGGCATGTTTAGAAGATGCTTTTAGCTGCAGTTTACAGCCTGCAGGGCTCCGAACGGAATCGATCTTTAGGTTTCTGCTATTAGTGTAGTTTTTTGAGTCATAGAAATCCTTGCTTTTCGAGTTTTTGACCTCAACATATTGGATCATGAGCTCTTTGATGTCATGTAACGGTAGTTAGATACCGACTGCAAAGAATAAAATGGGCATGCTATACTATTCTCATAGTGGTTACCACTTGAATTCCACTGGGTATGTTCTGACTGAGGCAATGCTTTCTCAGCTGATTGCTTGTGGGATTGCTGTTGCTACATATAATGAAGGCGCAACCGATTTTAGGCAAACACCTGTCTACAAGGAGTCTATTCAGTCCCGCGAGCTATTAGAAGAACCAGAGGCATCAAACACTGATGTGTTTGAGGCAAATCCAACTGAGGTAGCACCGAGCCTGGAATAGCCTTATATATCTGATAGTTTCTGGTGCCATCAGTTAATTAAGGCAGTGCAGACCATCGTGCAGGTTCAGTTCCACGAAATATTTGCCATCAATTGTAAGCATCAGTTTGTATTTGGCGCACTTGTTTATGTTTTCGTGATTGTATCTTTATCGTAGAACATAGGCTATGAAATCACCTGGAATGCATGTGTTTTTCATAAGAAATGCCATGGCCAAATATAAGCCATCATAACTGAAGCATATTTTTGGTGGGTGACATATTTCTACCTAATGTGACCTTACAATAAGTAAATTCTGTCCAGGTCTTCAAATCACCAGATTTTTTCCTGTTTTCCTACCCAAAGTCTAGTATTATACGAATACCCCCTGATATAAGTTGTACTTTGTGCATGTCTTCCGCACATGTTTGTGTCtttgacatgttttgatttgattggTCCGGTGTGCAAATTGATGATATATAATAATGAATGAGGAACTACCAAATCAAACACAGTAGAGTGAATGCCAGGTACTTCTTGTTTTTTGTTTTCAGAAAAAAGAAGAATCTATTAAGATTTCATAGCTCTATCAAATGACTTTTGCAAGTCATTTTGGAGAGTTAAACGACAAGTCGGGAGTAAAAAGATCCTCCCAAATAACATTACAGTGGCCCAATTTCGATTGCATTCACCATATAAGGTTCTCTACTTGAGCACACGAGATTCATCTTTTCCTGACAGTAAAATAACAGGCTCACGCTTGTTGTGTTAGTGATTCATCGCATACATGTAAGGACTACAAGATTGCTCGTAAAGAGTGACTTGTTATACGATGCTCAGTCCTCATGGTACAGATGCAAGCCAAAACCAAATCTTGCGCAGGCTCTGCAGAAGGCCAATTCTTCAGCTGCTGCAACTGGGTCGTCAAGCTGGCCGTCGTTCACGGACACTGTTCCGGTGGACTCACGGTGAGCCTGCAACGATGCATGCAGCACTAGTAAGAAATCCAAATAGAGGAATCTGACGTTCCAATGATTTACCAAGTAGCCGGTTTCCCACATAGATCAACACATTGAAACTCATGAGGATGGTGAATGTCCTTGGTGTGATAGAGAAGCCCTCTGTGCCTTGAAATCAACTCAAATACCAAAACATGAAGGCTAATCTTTGTAGAATTCCTTGCTACTTGTGCTCAAGGTGATTGAACACAAACAGATCACGGGCAAACTATTGAATCCCAGTGTGCGTGCTTTCATGGTGGTGGGTGCCTGCTGCAGAAGCTTGGCGACTTAGGGACTGGTTTTTGAATCGAGCGATCGCTCGTATCTTCTTAGTTGAGCTCCCTTCTACTAACCTTCTGATCACTGAGAAGCAGCATAATATTCCGCAGACCTTGAGAAATCTTAGAATTTTCCAGGTAGATGACCATATTATGGTTTACTGGCCATTTGAAGCTCTAAAATCTCGAGAGTTCATTCTACTTGATTTAATTTGGTGCCTGTCTTACTTGTTTGGAAAAGCATTCTACTCATAGAAACCCGAGAGATTAACACAATGAAGCATAGGTTGAGAAATGTAACCGAGATAAATACCTCTCCATCTGATCCTCTAACGGTGACTCGATACACCACGGTCACAGTACCATAATTTGAGAATCTAACATCGCGTACTTCTCCACACCAGCCTGAGGACACAAGTAGTGGTAAAGAAGTTAGAAATGAAAGAATGGGCAATCCTGCCGCTCTCATAaaaggtctaaaccactgacaatTTTGTTAAACCCTTCATATAACTCTGCAGGACAAAGAGAAAACATGTTCTGAAGTTTAGGAAGACATTATATAATTGTGTGGATGGCAATTAATGTGCACCATGTTGAGGCAAACATAGGATAGCTTTGAAAGGAAACGCCATATGCAGGAAGGTGTATCAGTTGGAGTGCCACAGTACTATCTAACTTCTTTGAGTGGAAAGCCATCTACCAATGAGGAATCAACAACTAAATAAATCAGAAGAAGAATATGCAGAACAGAACTATCAAATTTCTGCCTTTAACCAGGATGATAGTCAATTATAAACTATGACATATGCATCATGCTTGGACTCGAAAAGGAAGGTGAAATCTCTCCAGCTTCATCTACGAGTGTCTCTTTCCTACTAAGGTATATTGCAATATTAGATTACCTCTAATAGTATTTGTCACGATAATTAGCTTTTTAACACCGATCCATTGACCTAAATTATCTAGGCCCGAGTTAATGATATTACATCCCATTTATGGATCAATTCAAATCTGACTAAACTACGAGTGTCACATGATACATCCTCGATTCTATTGGACTGTTAAACTTGCCGTTGTTTTAATCTTTATGGTGGTTCACTTAGTTGCTACCAGTACATGAGAAAATTGAAAAGAAAGTATACACAACTAACATTCTGATGTATCACAATGGTAACAGTGGAAAGTACAATAACATAATGCAGAACAAGCAATTTATTTATAATAGATGCATTGATTCTACTACTCTGTAGAAAACTGAAGCAGCATAAAGCCCCTCTGGAAGTAGGTTAGATTCTAGTACATCAGAGATGATGCTCCTATTGAGTCTATGATGATAGAACAAAAAGATGAGAAGTCATACTGATAGGCAGCTAATACACATAAAGGAAGAGAGATTTACCTGGGGCATAAAAGCTCAGCATTCTATTGGTGTGGTACCTATACAAACAACAAATGAGTCAACCCAGTCAAGAAACAAGATCTACATAGCACTTAGTGAAAGAAAAGTATCAGTAAACTGTACAAAAGATCAATGGCAGCATGTTTCTCCATCTCGAAACCTCTCTgaacatgatttattttttgCCTTCCCTTCTATAGATGTCAGTAGGAAGTAATCCATCAAAATTAAATTGTTAATGGTCCTTGATGTGAAAAACAAGTTTCTAATGAAGGTGCCAACTCATTTGCATAGTTTATATGCAGGTTATTGGACGAAAAAGACATGTACTATTAACGTAGCCCCTTCGAGATGCAAAGGAACAGTTTGTAGTCGTTCAAGAACTTGTAAGACCGCGTGGTAAGTAATAAGTAATGGCAACAATAAAAATGACACCATTCTTTCCGactctttttttatcttctcagctCCCATGGAGATTTATGGAAATGTAGAAGAGAGAATTCGATCGATCAACCACATCCGGCAGCCATGCCGGTTTTGATCAGACAGAATTCATCATCAATAATCACAATATGTGTTGCATCCCCGAAGAAAATTGATCAAATATTACTCATTCCATCCTAATTATAAACTGGGAAAAGGTGTCCTTTTTGGGGGGATTCTCTGAATCCACCAATCATTAGTACCAATTTCGTTGATATAGCGTTAGGaaattcttgattcatagaaGCACATGACGGAGAAGATGGAGATTACCAAGGGATGGTGTTGTCAGCGGTGTCGATGATCTTGTCGGGCACTCTCTTGTTGAGGTCCCTGAGGATCTCGTTCAGGGGACGGGCGAGCGACGAGGTCGCTTTATCGAGCGGCACCACGTAGTTGGAGTTGGGCACCCCGGCGCATCCTCCGCCGCTCTTCCCCCCGTTGCTCGATCCTGCTCCGGCCGCAAAGCCCCGACGCCCCGGCCGAGCCATGCAGAGTGGGCGCACATTCtttccggcggcggcggcggcggcggcgggaaaGACCGAAAGGGACGAGAAGTAGGAGGTCTCCATACGCCACACCGACACTGGAGCAGGATGGGCGACTTCAGACGTCGACGGGAGGCGGAAAGGGGAGATGGCGATGCCTTTATTTTCGTGCATTTGATTTGATCGTACCCGCAACCTACCAACCGAACCGCCTACCAAACCTTCTACCTAACGACCAGCCGTTGGCCGTCGTCTTCGCGATTATTATTCCAATCAATCACATTGGATGACAGCGGATCGGATTTTTAGGTATTAGGCTAATTAACCCGGATCAGAAAACACTTTCAGTGAATTTGGAAGACTGGAAAAAGAACATAAATTAATTGGATTCGGGTTGGATACAAAAAAAGAGGGGACATGtttcataaataaatttttttttaaatttttttaaatttatttatagaattataacagacttagttggaattgtctTACACATCCTTACAATAATGTCATGaactcaattaaaattatttaaatcatgagatatttttatgttaatattatggatttaatTGAGATTGTCTAAGTCATGAGACATCAATGCGTTATCCATTCACAAGAATTAGTCTAATTATAACCTTGCTCGGATCTCTAAAGACttgtaaaaataaattgattagttCCAAAGGGAATGATCGGTAAGTCCCGACGCATCATGAAAATGACAGTTTTATAAGTAATTCTATAAATACTTTCTATGCAAGAGAGAAAAATGAAGAAGGAGAAAATAATGATTCTAGAAAACAAACAAATAATCACAAGTCTACGAATGACTACTCACTGGATATCGAGCGCATTGGTAAATCCCTGTAGGCTTAACGTGCAAACTTATGAATCCAATAAATGTTCAACACTATCCTAAACCCTCATCCTCCCATGTGCCGTACTGGGAGTTCTAAGGTTCTGAGATGATTGACGTTTTTCTTTGCACCATAGCTTGTAGAAAACATACTATGACACACAAAAGCTGAATCATTTTGGATAGTTTTGCTCATTTTAATGGGTGATTGCTCTACAACATTACAAAATGTTCCTGCTTGTAGTTTTCAAATAAATCATACAAAAATGAGATAAAACATACTACCTAAATATATGTACAAGTAAATAAAAGCAATGAATAGTCCATTGATAAATGTATTACAAGTATGTAATGACCatctatgacattctcccccacttaaattgtTGATAATTTTGTCGATGCTTATTGGTAGactttgatgattgcttctttgtGTCATGAGATATCTTCAAGATCTCAATTGGCTTCTATTCAGGAAAACTTTTTCCACTTTACCAAGTACTTGATTTGCTATACTATGTTAGGAAGCTTTATCTTTTAATACGTTAAAATGATTTTAACTCACTTTTTGTATGAGGCTTTGATGGAGGGTAACCGAGTTGGAATACTCCTGGTAGTATCTTAAAggtctgagtggtaggctttcaagctgCTTGTGTggaaaacattatgaattttgagtcaTGCTAGTATTTGCAACTTGTAAAAGACATTATCTTCcttattgataattgggaagggtccaTATTTGTATATCAATCCCTTATGTACTTTATGtctaaagaattagagtgatgttgttgaagcttcaccaacaccaagtcATCTTCATCTTTTTAATCTTCTTCTTAAGTAAGCCTATACAATATTTGTGTTTCGATGTCATTCCCTTGCAAAGTAATATGCTAATGGACTACTCCTTATATAATCGATCACCAAGGTGTAAAAAGTCAATGACTACTATTCCGTAATGGTCTCAAAGGGGCTTTTGTTAGATATAGAACTTTATTGTAAGTTGTAAGAGAATTAGCCTACGTCTAACAACTTCACCTAATCTCATTGGTTGACACTCACATAGTGCCTAAAATATACTTAAGAAGTGAATTTATTCTTTTAGTTTAAAAATtatttgggggtggaggcttatggagaagtataacttagattcGGGCATTTTAAATAACTCGATCTAGAATCATCCCAAGAACTGCATATCTTaatcactgatgatattatgaggaaatctctaatactttatcacattcttcatcatcaacttggttGCCTCCTAAATTAAGCAGTGTAGAGGTGGAACAATGAATGTTGCATACTTTAAAAATTGATCGACCACTACGAATATCAATCTGAGTCCCCGTATTACCAGCAAGCTTGATATGagatccaaggaaatgctctcccatgacctTTCTAGTACGGGCAACGAATTTGAAAGTCCCATCGGCTTCTATTACTTTACCTTATCTTGTTAGCAAGTAAGACAAGTTCGAACATATTTCTCCATATT carries:
- the LOC135654361 gene encoding DNA repair RAD52-like protein 2, chloroplastic gives rise to the protein MHENKGIAISPFRLPSTSEVAHPAPVSVWRMETSYFSSLSVFPAAAAAAAGKNVRPLCMARPGRRGFAAGAGSSNGGKSGGGCAGVPNSNYVVPLDKATSSLARPLNEILRDLNKRVPDKIIDTADNTIPWYHTNRMLSFYAPGWCGEVRDVRFSNYGTVTVVYRVTVRGSDGEAHRESTGTVSVNDGQLDDPVAAAEELAFCRACARFGFGLHLYHED
- the LOC135654356 gene encoding uncharacterized protein LOC135654356; translation: MSLSLISSMAGPAGVFAARHQDSFPSIPSSPARTSRGAAHVARARKGLSSRSRRLEKRDKKGGATTVNDEAPPAEVGGGGMLPMESPGGGGIEGFEYSTTPMPVLQGEDKDFWEGPQWNALGFFVQYQWAFGIVFALIACGIAVATYNEGATDFRQTPVYKESIQSRELLEEPEASNTDVFEANPTEVAPSLE